Below is a window of Candidatus Culexarchaeum yellowstonense DNA.
GTTCCGGTTAAATTAACAACTACTCCACCACTATTTGAAGCACCTTGTAAAGTAACTGTACCTGAAATTCTTCCACTTGCTGGCGCTTCACGCGTCATTAAATACTCTGCTGTATTCTCAATAAGTTTCTTTGCAACATCCTGGTCTGTCATTGCACCGAGGCTGAATGTAAAGAAGACATTATCTGCACTTGTTGGATTTGGATTTTTATCACGAACAATAATACCACCACTATCTGGATGTGTTGACCAGGTACTTACAGGGAATACTCTCGCTCCTGGCAATACCTTCATTGCATCTCTAACACCAAAACCTGTTCCTGTGAATGCTATATTATCTGGAATGGAATGAGGATAACTATTAATTGGATGAGATGCTAATTTCTTATTCAATAATCCAGATGAAGCGTCGCTTACCCAGGCTTCTGTAAATAATACTTCCTGTCTAAACAACTGATCGTTCGTACCAGTTGATCTGAAGAAGTAACCAACTTCACCACCTTCAACCCAGGTTTTCTTACCTTCTTTCCTTGCATAATTTCTAATGGCATCGCGTTTACCTTGGTCATTAAATATTGAAGAAGTTTTCGATCCTGCAGATAAAATCACGATATCATAATTGTCTAAGGTATTTGTATCGAGATTAGCAAATGTTACATAATCAGCTAAGAAACCAATACTATCAAGTGTTGATTTGAACAGCATTGCTGATGCACCTAATGGTGCTGTTAGGTCGGCTTTAAATTGACCTTTCTCTGGACTTATTCTACCTAACTCTGTAACATCATCGTCAACAACAAGTACAATTCCTCTTGTTTGAATAATCTTGAATTTATAATAACCACTTGCGGGTGCATAAGTAATATTCTGACTTAGTGAAATATCTCTTGCAACAACTCTATAAAATATTGAGTCACCAACTGCAACTTGTGTTGTGTCTGAATTAAAGAAACCTTCCCAATTATCCCCACTTGTTCTGGACAAATTAAATCGTTTCCAATTTCCGACATCGTTTTTATACCATTCAACCCAGACACTATCCACTCCAATATTATCAGTTACGGTTGAACGAACAAGAGCTGGCCATCTAATAAATGCTTGATCACCTAAAGCATTATGAGTTATAACTGGGAACTCTGTATCTGGAATAATTAAAAAGCTATTATAGCCAGTTGAACTTGGATGATAACCAAAGTTTGGACTAATTGCTAAATCTTTTGCGATAATCCTGTAATAAACTGTATCCCCAACATTTAATAGTGAAGCAGGAATATTAAAGGCACCACTATAAACATCATTACCCTGAGCAACCAATCTAAATTGTCTATCAACACCATTTGAATTTACCTTATAAACAACCCAAACTGAATCAACACCTATATTATCTGTTACCGTTGCTGTTACTTGTGCAGGCCAGGTTTCTCTGTATTGATTTGGTAGAACAGTGTGTGTAATTACTGGAGGTTGGTTGTCAGCAGCAGCCTCGAATTGAAAGACTTCGTTTGGTGCACCACCAGGTAGTGTTGCAAAACTTCCAACACTATCCTTTGCATAAATGTAATATTGGTAGATCGCAGGTAGCCCATTTCCTGGAATATTTGCAACAAAACTATCTGCTGCAACCCTCGACATTAGTAGAGAATCAAATGCCCCTGTTGTTCCTCTTCTCCAGAATACTTTAGCTTCTTCAATACCTATGCTTCCTGTAATTTTTGCACCAACCGTGTAAGGTCCATTTAGATTTTCTGTATTTGGTAATTTGGTGTGATTAATTTGAATGAAGAAAACCTTTGCTGTGTAAGCTTGATGAAATCCTAGTCTATTATCATTCCAGAATGGCCAAACTACACCATTTTTTGCAGTTATTCCAATATAATCTCCTTGATAACCTGAGGCTAATCCCGCAATTGCTCTTGGTAAATGAGCTCTGTCTGAGACTTTAATATCTTCCCAGGTTACACCTCCATCAAGCGAACGAGATAAATAAACTTCTGTTGAATCATTGTTTGGATAATTTCTACTATCATAGTATACAATGTTAACCGAACCATCAGCTGGATCGACAGCAATTGCAGGGAACCATTGATCGCGATTTGCAGGTTCAGAATTTACTTTTACCGGGGCTGACCAAGTCGTACCAAAATCTGTTGATTTAACAAGATAAACATCTGGTGGTTGACCTGTTGCAGGTCTCGCAGCATAAGTTATATAAATCCATCCTCTTCTTGGACCATAACTATGATCAACTGCAATGTATGGGAACGAATTTACTCGAATTGAATTTCCACCCTTTGTTAAGTTACCACGAATGTCGTTGATATTCTGAACTACAAATGTTTGTGTCCAAGTTAAGCCACCATTTGTTGATTTCGCAAAAGCAACATGAGAAGTTGTTAATGTACTTGTTGGATAATGTGTATATGCAGCAACAACATCACCATTTGTTCCAACTGCAAGGTTAACTCCTTGATGTAAGTAACCTGCTGTACCACTCATATTTATTGGGGCTGAGAATGTCATACCTCCATCTGTTGAACGGGAAAATTCCAGTTTTCTATAGTTTGGATCCGTTGATTGAAATTCTGTATAAGCTGTATAAATATAACCATAATATGGTGAAGCAGGATTGACATCAATTGCAATCCAGTTTTTATCTTCATCGGGACCTGGATTTGGAACAGCTGTTTTAATAGGCCAGGTTAATCCATTATTGGTTGACTTCAAAGTAACTAAGTCACCTTGTGTGGAACTATATTCAAGTGTATTGAAATACATATTACCATACTGATCAAACGCAACTACAGGATCAGAACGATAGAAACCACTTGGAATTCCCGGAAGTGAGTCGCTACCATACCAGGATTGTCCACCATTTGTGGTTACATAATATCCTTGATTTACATATGTAACAGTTGATGAATTATTAGCAGCGTTTGATCCACCCAAAAGTATATTCGGATTATTTGGATTAACAGCAATATGAACTTCTGATTGCGTCATCCCATTATTTGGCCAGACACGAATGTTGGGATAGACCGTGTATGTTTTATCTGCTGTTACAGTTCTTATCGGTCTGATGTTTTTTAATTCATTTTGAATTGCTTCAAAATCTATTTTTATCTCTTCCTGGATGCCCGATTTGTTTGGTTCTAATCGAAGGAAGGGTTTGCTCCATCTCTCTTCATCTTGAGCAAACAAAAAAGAGTTAAGTAACAAAAATGTTACTACGACTATTGAGTATAATTTTTGTTTCATCAAATCCTCCTGATGATTTTTTAATGAACTAATTTTTTGTGTGCTTTTTAATTTCATCAAAATATTCATCGAACCATTGAATTAACGAGCCCCACTGTCGAAGTATGTTTCATCCTCACCATCACTTTTGTTCAATATTATAAAATTTAAACCTTAATGTCAACACAAGCCTTTATCTAAATTTTTAAAATTTTGACTAACCGAAAAACAATTTCATTCAGAGATATGTTTTTGAAAAAAATAAAAACTAATTTTGAGAAAATTACGAGGCTTAAAATGAAAAATTTAATCTTACTTTCAATTCTAATTTTTTCATTTCTCTCATGCTCATCTTATAAAAAATTAAGTATTAATTACCAGGATAAATTAACAGACAAAGTATTGCTTGAAAAAGAAATCTTAAATCTTGCAAAAACATATTCTGGTAGAATTGGCGTTTATGCAAAAAATCTAAAGACTAGCGAAGAGATTAAAATCAATGCTGATTCTTTATTCCCAACTGCAAGTGTAATCAAACTTCCAATTCTTGTAACTCTATTTCAAAAAGCTAAAGATGGATCGATTGACCTCTTCAAAGAAATTTTGATCTCTTCAAAAGATAAAGTTGGAGGTGCTGGTGTAATTCAATACTTCGATGGAGATACAAAAATCAAATTAATCGATGCTGCAACATTGATGATTATT
It encodes the following:
- a CDS encoding carboxypeptidase regulatory-like domain-containing protein, which encodes MKLKSTQKISSLKNHQEDLMKQKLYSIVVVTFLLLNSFLFAQDEERWSKPFLRLEPNKSGIQEEIKIDFEAIQNELKNIRPIRTVTADKTYTVYPNIRVWPNNGMTQSEVHIAVNPNNPNILLGGSNAANNSSTVTYVNQGYYVTTNGGQSWYGSDSLPGIPSGFYRSDPVVAFDQYGNMYFNTLEYSSTQGDLVTLKSTNNGLTWPIKTAVPNPGPDEDKNWIAIDVNPASPYYGYIYTAYTEFQSTDPNYRKLEFSRSTDGGMTFSAPINMSGTAGYLHQGVNLAVGTNGDVVAAYTHYPTSTLTTSHVAFAKSTNGGLTWTQTFVVQNINDIRGNLTKGGNSIRVNSFPYIAVDHSYGPRRGWIYITYAARPATGQPPDVYLVKSTDFGTTWSAPVKVNSEPANRDQWFPAIAVDPADGSVNIVYYDSRNYPNNDSTEVYLSRSLDGGVTWEDIKVSDRAHLPRAIAGLASGYQGDYIGITAKNGVVWPFWNDNRLGFHQAYTAKVFFIQINHTKLPNTENLNGPYTVGAKITGSIGIEEAKVFWRRGTTGAFDSLLMSRVAADSFVANIPGNGLPAIYQYYIYAKDSVGSFATLPGGAPNEVFQFEAAADNQPPVITHTVLPNQYRETWPAQVTATVTDNIGVDSVWVVYKVNSNGVDRQFRLVAQGNDVYSGAFNIPASLLNVGDTVYYRIIAKDLAISPNFGYHPSSTGYNSFLIIPDTEFPVITHNALGDQAFIRWPALVRSTVTDNIGVDSVWVEWYKNDVGNWKRFNLSRTSGDNWEGFFNSDTTQVAVGDSIFYRVVARDISLSQNITYAPASGYYKFKIIQTRGIVLVVDDDVTELGRISPEKGQFKADLTAPLGASAMLFKSTLDSIGFLADYVTFANLDTNTLDNYDIVILSAGSKTSSIFNDQGKRDAIRNYARKEGKKTWVEGGEVGYFFRSTGTNDQLFRQEVLFTEAWVSDASSGLLNKKLASHPINSYPHSIPDNIAFTGTGFGVRDAMKVLPGARVFPVSTWSTHPDSGGIIVRDKNPNPTSADNVFFTFSLGAMTDQDVAKKLIENTAEYLMTREAPASGRISGTVTLQGASNSGGVVVNLTGTANKSTVTAPDGSYSFDSLYNGPYRVTAIAPTGYFPASQFKDTVVNNNQITNVNFTFEPILNGTITGQVTLQGQSDHSGVLVQVLNQPGKQATTNSAGNYTITDVAPGQVIVKFSKQGYGSKSKDTLLPNGGTLVLNATLTPTLGNILVIDDDVTEADRISPEKQGVADLTTPLGASATLFKTVLDSLGYNTDLVTFAALDTNSLPNYDLVILSAGSKSTNIFNDAGKRRALRKYATTIGKTLVEGGEVGYFYRNTSTTADSMFRKEVLYTSRWISDATAGALKKKLPDHPIWNIPNILPDNIAFTGTSIYTRDAMAVDWEPKRIYHAGTYTTHPDSGSIVIHDKTPNPASADNVFFTFNISQITDQSLAKKLIENVVAYLFVQEAAPLGRISGTVTLQGAPNSGGVEVRLSGTVSKTTFTAPDGSYSFDSLYAGPYRITAIAPSGWFPYSQRVDTSLASGQNLTG